From the Lathyrus oleraceus cultivar Zhongwan6 chromosome 3, CAAS_Psat_ZW6_1.0, whole genome shotgun sequence genome, the window gtgttgttgacttcgatttACTTTAGCTCatcgtccattgctttcatccacttcgaatctttcaatgcctcaactgcattgacaggttcgacatctgTGTAGAAAacataatgtaccagctcaccttcttcattgaccacatcatctgatgtaatcacacattcctgcagccttgcaggcatgtgtcttgttctttgagaTCTTCTTGTgcttgcttcacctctgacttcttcctgtcgaacttctctttcgacttcactagttggttcgtcacaaaagattctcactgaatccttcttgACATTCTTAGTCtaatcccactccttaagctcatctatgatcacgtccatgctgatcaccacttgcttattcactgggtcgaacaacttgtatccttcagtcgaatgatatcctatcaggatcatctgattcgacttgtcatcaagttttcttatcaactgatctgacacatgtctatatgctatagatccaaacaccctcagatgactcaagctaggcttgacaccagaccaacattcttctaACGTGATTCCTTGTAACTTCTTCATCGGACATCTGTTtaggatatatgtcgcagtcgacacagcttctccccataattctttgggtagatgcttgccttttAACATAattctaaccatattcataatggttatattcttcctttcCGCGACTCCATTCTactgtggagtgtagggtggcaccacctcatgcacaatcccttctttcacacataatgcattgaagtctttcgacacaaattctccaccaccatcagtcctcaaaatcttgatctttcgaaTGTTCTGTCTTTcaaccatagatttaaacttgaCAAATACTTCGATCACTTCACGTTTCTTCTTGATCAAGTAAGACCACAGTTTTTGActaaaatcatctatgaatgtaacaaagtatttgttacctctaatcgaatccacctggagaggaccacatacatcagagtatatgatttcaagaattgccttcgacatgcttcctgcatccttactgaagttgttcttatgctaCTTTGCTTGCACACATTtttcacacacttcgtttggaatgtcgatttctggtaatcctgaagtcatatttcttctcttcaaatatCTAATGTCTTTGAAACTGAGGtgaccaagtctataatgccatatccattcatctctgctgcctgctgttgcaaggcacttatgctccatcacattttgttcaatcttgaaggttctattctgcgacattggagccttcaagactaaccttccatttgagtcgagaactaTCACCATCTTGTCTTCGATCAACATCTTGTAGTTCTTTTTGACTAACTTCCCTATGttgagcaaattgctcttcatgcctggtatgtacaacgCATTTGAAACTACTGACATCTTGTtatctttcctcataatcaaaACATCATCAACACCTTCAGTTGTTAGAGTGTTATCATTTgaaaatttcaccatgttcttcattgagggttttatgttgacaaaccaatcttttcttccagacatgtgtgatgagcatcctgagtccaagtaccactggtccttgaatctctcttcatctcttgttgtaaccatcaacaacgtctcttcttcttcatgtttcgccagtTTTGCGtaagtttcttgattcttatACTTTTCTtgacaatcactagaatagtgaccatacttctgacaattgtaacactgaacgggactcttgtctggcttttgaccaccacattttcctctacctgcaacaccacctctttggttgccttggttccagggttttctcttattcgaccagtttccttcctgttgatttcgaccagtcgaattgttgtaactTCCTCTGCCTTTGTTAccattccaacttcctttgccttttctttcttttgctgattgagcctgcaaagccatatcactcttcgactttcctgcagctctttcagacattctttgttcatgagattcaagcgtcccttgaagctcttcctttgtcagttttgacaaatcttttgactcttttatgactactaccacgtggtcgaactttggagccaacgacctcaagatctttccaacaacagatattgatgtcaacatttctccacataccttcatttgattcaccagtttcgtaaccttggtgaacAAATCAGTCATGCTTTCATTGTCCTCaatctgaagcaattcatacattcttttgtgagtttgtaacctcacctctttcaccttctccgcgcctccaaacgatttttctagaatttctcatgcttctttcgttgactctgcatcactaaccttttcaaagttatttGCATTAATATATTGATgaattataaagagagctttataattTTTCTTCTTTAATTCTTTATGTGCATCCTTTTCTTGACCTGTCGTATcttctgcaagcgttgctactccttccttcataagaacccaaagatcttgataacagaacacaacaTTTAACTGCTTGTACCAACTCTCAttattgttgttcttgagaatcagaagatttgctggaaaatgcccgtttAGATGATTtgttgccatggtgattttcttcccacgaatcgataAAACCGGAGttcttgataccagatgttggaaatccaccacaaaCTATGGAGtatttcaatcaatcttgatgagCAAGATTGTTATCACCTACACAATGACAATAATagaaaagaacaatggagaaagaaagaaagtaaagaacaatgaaggagaagaagaattaaaaattctgcagagttctctctgtccacaaactgtgaaaaacttcttatttactttgcaactgcaaaataccgtgaatacaatgttatgaatgatatattcacttcattacaagaataaaggttactccctctatttattgatttatgttaacttggacctcaagccaaaacccaaaattataaaaggccaaaatagctaacactactaaaataggtataagtcgaaatcctgtatgaggcaacatgcttcgacacttcgacacactaatacaacttaacatactaggtgattcgacacttccttgttctgtCGAACAACATGTTTCGACACAATAAATTATCaattttgaatgcaaaaatatgagagaatttaaaaatattttaatttaaataaaaatactATTTATGTGATGAGGTAAAATGTAATTTAACGATTCTAATAATGAAATCAATATAATCTTTTTAAAATTGTCTTTATTAAATTGTAGTTAGTGGAAAACAAGATCTTAGTAGAATTAAAAAATATTAcattaatattataaaaataaattattttgaaataaagagaaagtttaaataattttttttaggCAAAATTATATATGATGTCTTTAAGTTATTTTTGTTTAACAGtcatttaagttttttttttttaattatttaattatttaagtTACAAAACATGTGTATagttaattttttttaacaaagTAAATGTGCTAATTATAAATGTAATTATTTTAATTGATATAAAAATGATAAAGTGTAATCAGAAATATAACACTCacatatttttaaatatttaaaatatgaGAAAAATGATATAGAAATCACTCTAAATGATCAAATCCTTATAAAAAAATTTAAGAGATaaacatattaaaaaaataaCTTAAATGATCTCTAATATGATTTTACATTATTTTTATGAGAATAAAAACATATAAAATTATTTAagttatatttttatttatttatattaaataCGTTGAATGAAAAAGTGTGTCGACTAAAATTCAAATACAGATCAAATGTAAACTATTCCGAAAAGCAAAATAGATTATAACACCTCGTTATTATAATGGTATTCTTTTCGATCTCATATATAATCAATACACTTTAAATTTTTTATAGTTTTTTCAATTTTACCACTATTTTCTATTTTGAAAATTGTTAAAAATATATAAAAGTGAAAAAAGTAAAGGTATGTTTGTAATTGAAGATAATAAATATATGTGATTTTTACTATATTTTAAActatttaattttttatttagaGGAAATATCTTAAATGAATTTACATAGTATTTAATTTATATAATAAGTACCAATCTGATCTCAAATCTATATAACACATTCTTAAAAGTTGTTTAAACAATGATACGAAAAATAACGGTGAAAATTAAATGATAAgtttttaaaatataattaaataattttatgATACTTTAAACTATATAAAAAGACAgtatattttatatatttttaatcaTATAACATTTTTCTTCTGTATAATTCAAATTATTGCCattataaatatattttaaaatacGCGTCGTTTTATATACTAATTGATTAAAAGTAAAATTACAAATTGATAGAAATATGTAAAAATTATGCCAATAAATATGATATCataattaatatttatttatttattatatatattattttcaaaattttcataaaatataaaaattaacAATTACATTAAAAAATATAAATCCGAAGTCTATATTTTTCTtgaaaagaagaaaagaaaattcTCTGTTACAAATACAATTATTTTCCATTCTCTTACATTTTTATTAAAACAATAAAAGTTAGCATAATTTAAAGCAAAATTATTCAATGCATTATATTTTTTAACATAAAGTATAATTAATTATCTTCATAGTTAAAAGTATAATTCTATTTTTTTGAAAATCATCATATACTTACATACATTGCACGGAATGCCACGTTAGTACTTtattaaaattttttttttgaCATTACACCAAAAAAGTCCATTTTGGTAATAACAAGTTTCGAAGCTAGATTTTCGTTTCGTATATATAACCTTTCTCACACTTTCTCTTCTTCCACATAACAACACCACAAAACTTCATTTCTTTCTCTCTTTTCCCTCTTAGTCAAAAGGGTTCATCATTCATCTCTCAAGGTAAATTTCTCACACTACAAATCCATGTTAATGCTGGTTTTGTTCTTGTGTTAATTCTAGTTAAATCACGCATTTTTTATTGTAAATTCGATTTGATTTCAGTGTTTATTACGTGTGCTTTTGCTTGAtgtgtttgttttgatttgtGTTGAATTGAGATGGATCTGTTGCAATTTTCAGTTTGAGTGCTCAGTTTCGAGCTTGATTTGATGTTTTTGATTGGATTTTGTTCTTCCGTGTTTGTTGTGAACTTGTTCTGAATTGAAGTTGTAATGGATCTGATGTAATTAGTTGCTTTTTTTTTTTGAAGATTGAAGTTATGTAGCTCATTGTTCTTCATTGAGATGATAGATCTGATTTCAATTGAGCTTATGTAGTTCATTGTTTGAATGGTCAACTTATAGTCAAACTGAATTTTTTCCATTGAATCATTTTTTGTCAATAGCCTACTGGCTGGAATTTCACAATTTATGAATAAGTTGGATGTTGCGGGTTCGAACCTGCGCCCCCTGCATAATGAGTCTGATGTGCCTGCACAGCTACCGACTGAGCTTGCTTAACGGGACCTGTTAGATCTGTATGTGTTTGTTAGATCTGTATTTTTGGAATCTGTTTTGTGGTTTCATGTGGCGTACACGTCATTTTCGTGTTATAGGTCTTTCACTTATTCATGATCTGATTTCATATTCCTTTTTTTATTCAAAAAAATTCATATGGTGTTGCAATTAAATCTGATTGAGAAAAAAAAGGATATGCACCATTAGTAACGTCCAATAGAATCAATCATTTTGTGGTTATTTCAAATTGTAGTTGCAAAGCTAGTTTGCCTGGCAATATCATGTGGCAAGATCATGAGTTTTCAATGGATGTAAGTGTAGAACTATTTTTTATACCAAGAGGCTTATTCATTAATCTCATTTCGGATACGtgtttttttatttgaaaaataaGCACTTTAGTTGGCCAAGAATGGTCAATTCTTAAGATTGATTTGATGTCTTGATGAATTGAGTCTCTACAATTTGAACTCATTGAGATTAAATTGAACCTTTGTTTTTCAGAATTATTGACCTATTCTTAATATGTTCTTTCTACATGATAGTAGATTGATAGTTTCGAAATGGTGATTATGGCTGTATTATGTAGTGTTTGTGCTAATTGATAGAATACATAATGATTTTCATTTCAAATATCAATGCGAAAGTGGCTTCCTTTTATGCTGTTGTTTTTAGTTTTTACTGATCCGTTTGAATCTTGATTTGGATAGGTTATTTAGAAAAGCAAAATGGTGAAGATTTGCTGCATTGGTGCTGGATATGTTGGTGGTCCAACTATGGCAGTCATTGCACTTAAATGTCCATCCATTGAAGTGGCTGTTGTCGACATATCTGTATCCCGCATCACAGCTTGGAACAGCGACCAGCTTCCAATCTATGAACCCGGTCTTGACGATGTTGTAAAGCAATGTCGTGGCAGGAATCTCTTCTTCAGCACTGATGTTGAAAAGCATGTCTTTGAGGCTGACATAGTGTTTGTCTCTGTTAACACCCCGACTAAAACTCAGGGTCTCGGTGCCGGCAAAGCAGCAGATTTGACATATTGGGAGAGCGCGGCTCGCATGATTGCTGATGTCTCAAAGTCTGACAAAATTGTTGTGGAGAAATCAACTGTTCCTGTCAAAACTGCTGAGGCTATAGAGAAAATCTTGACTCACAATAGCAAGGGAATCAAATTCCAGATCCTATCAAACCCGGAATTCCTTGCTGAGGGAACCGCAATCAAAGATCTTTTTAATCCCGACCGTGTTCTTATTGGAGGCAGGGAAACCCCTGAAGGCTTTACAGCTGTTCAAACATTGAAGAGTGTGTACGCCCATTGGGTTCCCGAGGAGAGAATACTAACCACAAATCTCTGGTCTGCCGAGCTATCTAAGCTCGCAGCTAATGCATTTTTGGCTCAGAGGATTTCATCCGTTAATGCAATGTCAGCACTCTGCGAAGCCACCGGTGCAAACATTCAACAGGTGGCCTATTCTGTCGGCACTGACTCAAGGATTGGACCCAAGTTCCTTAACGCTAGTGTCGGTTTCGGTGGATCCTGCTTCCAGAAGGATATCTTGAACCTTGTTTACATCTGCGAGTGCAACGGCCTTCCAGAGGTTGCAGAGTACTGGAAACAAGTTATCAAGATTAACGATTATCAGAAGAGTCGTTTTGTGAACCGCGTAGTCGCGTCTATGTTCAACACTGTTTCAAACAAAAAGATTGCTATTCTCGGATTCGCATTCAAGAAAGATACCGGTGACACAAGGGAAACTCCCGCCATCGATGTCTGCCAAGGACTACTCGGCGATAAAGCCAACCTCAGCATATTCGACCCACAAGTCACCGAAGACCAAATCCAGAGGGATCTATCAATGAACAAATTTGATTGGGACCATCCAATCCACTTGCAGCCAACAAGTCCAACAACTGTGAAGAAAGTGAGCGTGGTCTGGGACGCGTACGAAGCGACAAAAGACGCACATGGTATCTGCATTCTAACTGAATGGGATGAGTTCAAGACACTTGATTATCAGAAGATATATGATAACATGCAAAAACCAGCATTTGTTTTTGATGGAAGGAACATTGTGGATGCTGACAAGTTACGTGAGATTGGTTTCATTGTTTACTCAATTGGGAAACAATTGGATGCATGGCTCAAGGATATGCCAGCTGTGGCATAAAATATATTGGTCATTTGATTCCACCATGAAAAGTCAAGAAGTATTGAGTTGAGGCACTCTCAGTTTTATTCTTTAATATTTTTTGTTAAGAGTTTATTTTTTGTTTTGACTTGTTCACTTTCCCATAGTAGTTGATATAAATGGAGTATACATCATGGGA encodes:
- the LOC127128613 gene encoding UDP-glucose 6-dehydrogenase 1, which produces MVKICCIGAGYVGGPTMAVIALKCPSIEVAVVDISVSRITAWNSDQLPIYEPGLDDVVKQCRGRNLFFSTDVEKHVFEADIVFVSVNTPTKTQGLGAGKAADLTYWESAARMIADVSKSDKIVVEKSTVPVKTAEAIEKILTHNSKGIKFQILSNPEFLAEGTAIKDLFNPDRVLIGGRETPEGFTAVQTLKSVYAHWVPEERILTTNLWSAELSKLAANAFLAQRISSVNAMSALCEATGANIQQVAYSVGTDSRIGPKFLNASVGFGGSCFQKDILNLVYICECNGLPEVAEYWKQVIKINDYQKSRFVNRVVASMFNTVSNKKIAILGFAFKKDTGDTRETPAIDVCQGLLGDKANLSIFDPQVTEDQIQRDLSMNKFDWDHPIHLQPTSPTTVKKVSVVWDAYEATKDAHGICILTEWDEFKTLDYQKIYDNMQKPAFVFDGRNIVDADKLREIGFIVYSIGKQLDAWLKDMPAVA